CGATCTTGCCCCTgcagcctctgtctgtctgttgctgtctgtctgtctgtctgtctgtctgtctgtctctgtctgtctgtctgtctgtctgtctgtctgtctgtctgtctgtctgtctgctgtctgtctgtctgtctgtctgtctgtctgtctgtctgtctgtctgtctgtctgtctgtctccgtcctgctgtctgtctgtcctgtccgtccgtccgtccgtctgtccgtccgccCGCCGTCCGTCTGCCTGTCCGtgtactctgtctgtctgctcctctgtctgtctgtctgtctgtctgtctgtctcgtctgcctgtctgtccgcctcctccctgcctgcctgcccctgtctgtctgttgtcctgtctcgtctctgtctgtccctgcctctgcctgcctgtcctgaACAGCAGCTGGGGTGTTAAACACTGGGTTTAATAATAGGCGTGTTGTTTTGTTTCTCCTCTGGGCACTCAGTTCTGGAAAACTAACTCCATGAGTAATAATGGTGCAAGTCACAGTTAGAATGTGTGCAACATACAACAACTTGTTTTGGATTCTGATAAGTAAGGgagggttcaaatcaaatcaaattgtattgtcacatgtgccgaataccgtgaaatgcttactactccacacagtgcagttcaagaaatagtgttagaaaaatattactaaataaaaataaagtgaaaataaaaagtaacacagtagaattacataacaataacgaggctaccaTATACAGGGAGCCCGGTACTGAgtaatgtgtgggggtacaggttagtgagGTCTTTTACATatggtaagggtaaagtgactatacatagatgataaacagcgagtagcagcagtgtaaaaaaagtgtgggaggggggcaatgtaaatagttggGTGgccagcagtcttatagcttgggggagAAGCTGTTAggggccttttggacctagacagcgctccggtaccgcttgccgtgcggtagcagagagaacagtctatgacttggtgacTGAGAAGAGTTAATTATACAGAGTATAGGTGTATTCACCACTCCTACACCACCagactaacacacagacagaattCCTGACCGGTCCTCCTCACTCATGACTTCATTCAGACGTGGATGAagtatgtgggtgtgtggtggtgtgtgcgtgcgtggtgtgcgtgcgtgcgtgcgtgcgtgcgtgcgttgtggtgtgtgtgcgtgcgtgcgtgtgtgtgtgtgtgtgtgttgtgtgatgtataGTCTCCCGGTTTATTAACTGGGCCAGTGTTTATTTAATTCTGTATGTTGGTGAGGTGTCTACTTGTCTCTGCCTGCCAGTTGTATAAGTCGCCCAGGTCCATGTTATGCCAGGTggacatttctctctctgtctctcactctccttgTCCTCAtactacgctctctctctctctgtctctcactctccttgtctcacgctctctctctctctgtcccgacTTAGCTGTAGGCTGCTGGCCCATAGCTGTAGCCGTAATGTATGTTATGGCTRAACTGGAccctctctgtttgtctgagCTGTAGGATACCGGCCGTAGCTCTGATgtatattatggctgaactcagcAATATTTCTCATCTCAWTGAGATGACAGAGTAACTGTGGAATTTCTCTTCTCAGTGCCTAAACCAACCCCGGCCCCGGTTTCCTGGACCCAGGCATGCACAGCACATCGCAGTCCAGCGAACTCTCCCTCTACAGCTGCCCCAGCCCATGCTCACGTGGCCCAAATATCTCGCCAACCCTTAACACCCATTCCCCACACTACCCACCTACGTGCAGATGCACGGGGAATGTCTGTGTTTACCAGAGCATTTCTACTGGATCAGTAGCATGACTCAGAGAGGAGCTAGCAGAGAAATTACTCTGAAACATGTAGCTGCTAGTTAGCTAGGCTACAGGCTGTTCCTCATTGGAATTTGCTCAGCAACAGTCCCTAACCACACCACAATATAACACGTAGAATGAGCTTTGGGTTTCTCAATgttcttctctgtctgttctaCCTGTATTTGGCCCAATATGGCATTATGTCTCAGAGTCTATGTCCCAGACGGCATCCTATTTCCCATACACTGAGTGGACGAAattttaggaacaccttcctaatattgagttggaccctcttttgtcctcagaacagccacaattcgtcgaggcacggactctacaaggggtcgaaagcgttccacagggatgctggcccatgttgactccaatgcttcccacagttgtcaagttggctggatgtcctttgggtggtgtaccattctgatacacacaggaaactgttgagcagcgttgctgttcttgacacactcaaactggtgctcctggcacctactaccgtaccctgttcaaaggcacttaaatctttggtcttgcccattcactctctgaacggcacacatacgtaatccatgtctcagttgtctcaaggcttaaaaatcctaatTTAACCCCTTCATCGATACTGATTGAATTTGATATATCAGGTGACATCAGTAATGGGTCACAGCTTATAcatggattcacttggtcagtctatgtcatggaaagaacaggtgttcctaatgYTTTGTCCACTCCCTATGCGCCCTAgttaaaagtagttcactatatagggaacgaGATAGCATTTGGGACGCACAGAGACTAATATCCTTCCTTGCCAACAACATCTGGGTTGatgtaatgatgtctgagggaTGTTAAGCAGAAGGGGCCAACCTGACGTTTCCATGTCCATGTACTGTAGTACCGCTGAAGTCCCTAGCCAGGAGAAGCTGGACGCTCCTGATGTCTGAGCTAGCTGCTACCATCCGTCTGCATGCTGCATGGCTCACAGCTGAGCAAACAGCCACTGGCTTCTCTTCTACATGGCATGTTTGAAATCACAGGGCCTCTCTAGAAGACCTGGGTAGAATAGGAAACAAAGCTTTGTAGCATCTAATGTTCTTGTTCAAACAGTTGACATGTTCAATGGCTGATTCTCTAGTCTACTGACTAGTCCTGTTTCTGTTGACCACAAAAAGTAGAAAGTCTGTACCTCCCAACAGAGTGGAGCTTTGACTTAGATTGTCACTGACTGTCTGTAAATATTGGGCTGGAATTCCTAGACAGACGGGATGGAATGGAGTTGAATAAAGAGGAAGAGGATTTTCCAGTCAGACTCTTTCAATAACATAGACAATCTATTCTGGCATAGACACAYATTAGAGGCTTCCAGTGTAAACCAGTTCATCTTAGATGTTTGCTGATCTTTTACAACAGAGTCTATGTCTTCTGGTGGCTCGTATATATTTCTCATATTGAATGCAGGTAGTGTTCCCAAATCTTGGTCAAAAACTTTTCAGTGACAAAATGTGTTATAAATAGCTTTGTACATAATGACTTTCCAACTCAAACCAACCCGTGGCTGTATAACGACCTCTGGCCCCCGTCTCCACAGAGGCCTGTCAGCACACAAACTGTCACAGCACAGCAGCTGTCCTCTGTGTTTGTGAGGTCTGGTGCTCCAGGGCTCAGCCTCTCTTAAAACCAGGCACAATCTGCACCGCACGTACTCCACTCCGAGCAGTCTTCATTCAACCAGTAGGTTGAGTCAAATTGAGGAGATACTCTCAAAGATCATTTAATCCAAAATTGCATTGCAGTATTTAGGAAGCAACTTTAACTGTTTTTCCTCCACTTGTCCAACTGAAAGACAAAAATTGTTTTGATGTCGTGTGAAAATaaccattttttaaaaacaggaaagattttctgtgcaaaatgtccaaatggcatcagtttgaccggttgtaaggaaatagaaagctgtgaaaacaacccAACCCATATAAGATTTCAGTTGTGCTTGGATGCATATATTATGTGGTTAAAATACTATTTGCTTTTGTGGTGCTGATTaagacagcacctctacagatggtagCGTATCTAACTGCTCATTCTCAGTcgctcaagatgctgaaagaaagaaatcctaTTTCTCCACTTCTGTTCCCGAGTCAAAAATgttgcctacatttggtgtatcatttttaCTGTAGAAATTGCGTAATTCTGTTGGAGATAAAGGAAAAttccaaccccccaaaaaactatattttggtatttgtttcattagtccgttGTTGTTTTGCGTCATGTGATTCAGAATGCATCATATGgagatgatttctgtattttgaaagtgacATATCTTGGAAACTTGATTGTTGACAAACACAACATTTTgagactatgtcaacaatggactaatgaaacaaataccaaaagatagtttttttgGGGTTGGAATTTTCCTTTTAATATtttaggctatgtgagaggttatagacctacaatcagtttccatttaacccatctcaacagtaggctacagttcccttgatgtgctataggcctatttgaagtccccttCTTGTGACTTGTGAGAATTTGTTTAGTgtctcacaatcatcacacataacatgtcatcatcctcttttaccattTCACCACATCGTTCCCAAACGTCACtcttctggccctcccttctccttattttcaactctccatttcgcagCCTTTCTGTTATTGAATTCAActctgacattgtcctttttgcttCCGTGGATCAACGTTAAACTTTTGCTGCctattcccaaaagcatttgttGAGTAACGTGTAGGCTATTTGGACTAgtgcctaaaataatgaaattaaaacctacatgtagcctatagatatataGGCCTAACCAGATATAGGTCTAACCAGATATAGGCCTAACCAGATATAGGCCTAACCGCGGGGACTGCGGTTTATAAGTCAACCCGCGCTTGTGTGAGCTCTATTTTCCATGTGACAAAAGAAAAGAATAGTCGGAGGTGAATTTATTATTAATACACCCACTCTTCACCATGCTGATTGTATCGAAAACAACACCCTCAacgaaaacaacaacaattgtaCAATGTAGGTTTGAGCGGCATATAAACAATTTTAcattacaatgtaaaataaaataaaattacattCGCTCACACATGCGTACATACTTACAAAGTAAAAGAAAATCTATTATTACATTGATACTTAGCWCATACAGACCAGGCGTTTGCAACTTATTAATTACGGCCACGAAGTGGTTTTAAAGACGTACTCAACTGCATCTAACTATACTACAAGTGCAGATCAAACATCAAAACATACAAATAATATTATTCAAGCATAATGTCTAATTCAAGCACAGTCACTTTTTCCATTCCATCTTCCAAGATCAtgctaaataatacaaaaatatccCTCTTCTTCAACGGATTTGTTATATCAATAAAAATACATAATGTCATGTCGTAATCCTCGGTATTTAGCAATAAAAGGCCTTCTTTAGTACAGATTTCCAAACATATCACACACTAAAGAATGGAAGGAATGTCATCAACAGAGgaatggtaaaaaaaacaaatctaTCTACAACAACTGTTGCCACAACAACTGTTGCCACAACAACTGTTGCCACAACAACTGGTGCCACAACAACTGGTGCCACAACAACTGGTTGAGATTGTTGCTGTTTACAGTACTTAAAGAGACAAGAGGAAAAATACCTCAGAATCCATGGAATGCTTTAACCCCtgtggagagaagaagaaagagatcGACTTTAAGAAATAGTGGTATGTAAGTGtatcaaaacaaatgtattctGTTATATTTACGagtggctcctgagtggcgctgcggtctaaggcactgcatctcagtgcaagaggcatcactacagtccctggtttgaatccagaatgtatcacatccggacgtgattgagagtcccatagtgcggtgcacaattggcccagtctCGTCCGGGTTTGRccggggaaggccgtcattgtaaataagaatttgttcttaactgacttgcctagttaaataaaaaatatataatatatatatacaatatacacaatatatatattcatgtttATGCTATTACCATGACTAAAAACATCTATATTTGCCATCCAGCCTCTATTTTTGCACTTACATGGCCTTTGGGGTGGGAAAACCTATACAGGGCTGAGACCTTGTTATGTATGGCATCATGGCCAATCACAGAGAATCTTATATCTTGGCCAACCAATCACAGAGCATCTCTTTACCTGGTTACCCGACAGTTCCGTGTCTGAACCTGAGTACCCGTGTATGTGACATCACACCGCACCACGTTGTTGGAATAGTCCGACTCTTGAACATGATAACTGGGATTCACTATGACCTGAACAATGAAAAGATGTGTGTGAACAACGCTGCTTAGAGGAGATGGTCAGACCTCATTCAGATTGCACTGGGCAGAACTGTGATACCATTAAGGAATAGATCATTACCAAGCTGCTGTtgtaaatacaataataattgaAGGACATTACCTTCAGGACGTAGTTTCCTGCAGGAACATCAGTGATGTCGATCCACTGACAGTCAATATTGGCAGCATAGGTGTCATGACAGCCTGGACTCAGCCCCTGTCAACGCAAAACAAAACACAGCCACAGCtcaatatgcaaaaaaaaataacgTGAAAAGAGTCCGAAGGTAACCCAGTTATGAGACATCATCACATTTATCTGGCTATATTGTTCTATAGTGAAAGGAGGGAGAATAACTCTtgacccagagtttttcctgtgTATGGGCAGTGCAGAACTAACCTGTGTATGGGCGGTGCAGAATAACCTGTGTATGGGCGGTGCAGAACTATCCTGTGTATGAGCGGTGCAGAACTAACCTGTGTATGGGCGGTGCAGAACTAACCTGTGTATGGGCGGTGCAGAACTAAGCCTGTGGTATGAGCGGTGCAGAACTAACTGTGTATGGGCGGTGTAGATCTCTGTGTATGGCGGTGCAGAACTAACCTGTGTGTGGGCGGGCAAACTAACGCTGTGTATGAGGGTGCAGAACTAACCTGTGTATGGCGGTGCAGAACTAACCTGTGTAGGGCGGTGCAGAACTAACTGTGTAGGGCGGTGGCAGAACTAACCTGTGTATGGGCGGGTGCAGAACCTAACCTGTGTAGGGCGGTGCAGAAACTAACCTGTGTATGGCGGTGGCAGAACTAACCTGTGTATGGCGGTGCAGAACTAACCTGTGTGTGGGCGGTGCAGAACTAACCTGTGTTGGGCGGTGCAGAACTACCTGTTTATGGGCGGTGCAGAACTAACCTGTGTATGGGCGGTGCAGAACTAACCTGTGTATGGGCGGTGCAGAACTAACCTGTGTATGGGCGGTGAGAACAACCTGTATGGCGGTGCAGAACTAACCTGTGTATGGGCGGTGCAGAACTACCTGTGTATGGCGGTGCAGAACTAACCTGTGATAGGGCGTGCAGAACTAACCTGTGTATCGGGCGGTGGCAGAACTAACCTGTGTATGGGCGGTGCAGAACTACCTGTGTATGGGCGGTGCAGAACTAACCTGTGTATGGGCGGTGCAGAACTACCTGTACGGGCTGCAATAGCCTGTGTTGGGCGGCAGAACTAACCTGTGTATGGCGTGCAGAACTAACCTGTGTAGGCGGTGCAGCATATCTGCGTCTAAATCCAGCATCACAACCTGTGTCCTCCAGACAGAAGCTGGCCTTGTGTCCTCAGCTACCTTCCTTCCTGTTGTCACATCTAGCAGGTCATAGTTACTGAAGCATCCATACTTGTGAGTTGTCTGGGGGAGGACATAGAGGGGGAGaccggagagaggagagggagagaggggcaggagaaatagagagcgagagtagatagagaggagacaggagagagagagaggagaaaggagagagaaagagacatgagaggagaggagagagacaggcgagaggagacagagacgcgattggagaaagacaggagagagggacagagagcgagggggaagagagagtagatagagaggagacagaggagagaagagaggagagagaaagagacaggagagaggagaggagcgataaaggagagaggaaagagacagggtacaggagacagagagcaaggggagagagacaggagagagggagagcgataaagggagaggagagagacaggagagaggagaggcggatAAAGGAGAGACAGTGTACAGAAgaacagagagcgagggagagagacaggagagaggagaggagcgataaagggagaggagagagacagtgtacagaagacagagagtggagggaagagagacaggagagaggagaggagcgatccaaggaggggaagagacagggtACAGGAGTAAATGATGTACAAGGATCTGGATTAAGTAAATATTCAGGTTCTACAAAAAAGGAACTGGTCTGAACTATCCTCTGAAGTTTCACCATACAGTTGTTATAAGTGCGTGTGGCCAGCTGCTATTGCCTGTCACGAGTGAGGGAGACCTGAGACAAATAGAGCTAGTCATTTCTACTTCCTATATGCAATGGGAATATATTTACTCACTGGTGACAGCTGTGCCATTCCCACTGGTGTCTTGGTTTAACAGGAAGGAAGTCAGTGGTGCCCTGGTTCTTGACTTTCTGGGGGAAGCGAAGCAGCACTCTGTAGTCTATGTCCCTTGCTGTGCTCGCTGACCTGGGACAGACCATACAGGGACAGATACATTAACGGTCATATTATATCTGATAAGGTAAACGTTTACAattgtaaaaatgtgtatgttttaAGTTTATTGGCAATGCAAAACAGTAGTACCTAAGTGACATCCTGTTTATGTTGCCTATTGAGTGGCAAACTACCAATTGAAGCTATTATTTACAGTAACCACACATTTCAGGAATTGAAGAGACAATGGGATACTGCAGATTTTTTTACTCAAAGTGTTTCGCGGATGAAGAGAAATAGAGAACATATACTGTGAAAAAATAGCGCACGAAGCCAGTTGGGCAACTACAGTTTAACGTACCTCGCCAAACAGTTCTCCTCAGCCGCACAGCGCAGAGAGTACATCTGCATCCGCTGGATGTATGCACCTGCCTGGATGGCATACGGGTCTGGGACGAGATCTGGGAGCCCTAAAGAGAGACAATGCCATCACATAAGCCGTATAAGCGCTTATAACGGTTGTACTCGGAGCGTTTACACTTTTATGCGCCAATTACATACCATTCTGAAAATATCTAGTGCCATATCCAGTGCCGGGGACGGACGCCGGGGGACGCGGCCGCCGCGTGCGTGCTACRGGCGTTCTGCCTCTGGAGGAATACATGTTGTAGAAGACGGAATTCCGGTGGTTTTTAAAAGGGTTCCGAGGGTCGTCCGARACCATGTCCTCGCCGTTACTTGCTGCCTCATTCGATGTTTCAGCAGGGTTRACGGGTCCGAGTCCTGGAGGAGCACCCCTCCGGTTAGGGATGACATAAGGTGCGTTGGAATTATCCGTTAGTGCGGGTTGCCTGGAGATGGATGCACCGGGCTCCGCGCGCATCTCTTGGTATTCTACGCCCGGTACAGGCACTGCCTCCCTGCCTCGGGATGGAGAGGCGGGAAGCCCCGAGCGAGCATCCCAGGTAACATCCTGAGTGACAGGGACTCCTCTCCTCGGTACCCCGCTACCGGAGAACTCGGGGAGCAGCTCAGGGACCGATGCGTTTACACGGTAAGTGTACTCTGGGGAGTAGCGCCGTGCGCCAGGGGACCCCGCCACTCCCGCTCGGTATGGCACCTCGGGCTGCGACCTGGCCCCTGACTGGCGRGCATTGGGTACCAGATACTGTCTACTGTCATGTCCTAAATGTACAGATCCAGGATCTAGAACGTTGTTGGTTTGGTCCCGTAAATGTCCACCTACGTTCGATTCGATTGGTCCAGGTCTTCTGTGCGCCACTGTGCCTTCCCGCGTTCCAGGCTGCGTCTGACCGGTGCCATCCCTCCCTGTGCTCATGTAGACTCTGGACTGGCTTCTCGGCCGCGCCGGTGGTTGATACTCTGACCCGGTGCTCATCAAACTGTACACCTTACCGTTATTCTCCCACTGAATCCTCTGCCGCCAAGGCCCCACTCGTTCGCGTGGCGGCTGCTGCTGCCCGGTAATGAGATGAACCAGTCCTTGGAGGAGGTAGAATAGAAAAACCGACCACTTCGCCATAATTGATAATTTAAACGTACTAAACCCTCTCTATAACGCATTAACTACAACATTAAACAATAGGCCTACGTATATGACATTTATATTGCACAGAATAGGCTAATATGGTTCTGTGGAGGAGTTCAAAGTTCTAAGGAGGAGCGCGCGCACTTTCCGTTCCAGTGAATATACCGCATAGCCTGCCTGTTTTCTCTGTGTGCGGCACTACTGATAGTTGGAGAGGACAGGAAGCTTGGATTTCTCARCCATTTATCAAAACGGGCTAGTTTACTTAAGCATGCACAGAAAACCTGAGGTTCGAGAGAAAAGACTTAACTCGTTCCTCCCTGTGGTGTTCAGTTACACAAGCCTTATAACGTAGCTTACACAAGCCTAGAGTTTACTTAGCAAACTTTACGCACTGGTGTYATCTAGGGTCATCTGAATAGCAACGCCACTTTTGTGTGTCTCTCATGATCAATTTGGGCATTATTTCAATGCAAGTAATCTATATAAAAGGCAGTACTTTATTTGACACTTATTTTCTCTTATCATTTTGGCAATTTTYTTCTAAAAAGTCATCAGTGTAacggaatttcatatttttttcacccaacttttaacctaactcCAATGACAGGATGAACATGTTGGtagatttcacgttgaattcacgttagttgataactcaaccaaatgtaaatcaaaactaaacgttaaactgacgtctgtgcccagtgggaagtcagtcagtaggctatcccaacctggtctcatagaTTAGACGTAACAAAGTAAACGTTGATCCGGGATATTCAAATTCRTATGATATaatacgtttggtatggttatataaaacagatggttacttaaggMaaaaacaaaagtagggtggttggtcggggtggatggttGGGCATATAATGTGAATGTCTAGTTACCtggttggttggggtggatgggtgggcgtataatgcTAAAGTCTGCAACCCAAAGTTTGCAAGTACAactcatggacaactttagcattttagctaattagcaacttttcagctaCTTACTACATTTTAGCTACTCGGTAActgcttagcatgttagctaacccttcccctcaGCCTAACTCTAACCAAAACCCTTTTAGCCAACCCTTCCCCTTCCACtaacccctaaacttaaccctttaacctaactcctaaacttaaacttaaccctaaccttaaccctaacccctagcctacctaaagttagccagctagctaacgatagccaCCTatctagaattcataacatatcatacattttgcaaattcataacttAAAGTacgtttagcaaatttataacattttgtacagttttcaaatttgtaacatataatacaaattgtaattcgtaacatatcatacaaaatgggtgaggaacatccacaaatgaatacataacatacgaaacataacatactgtatcatactaaaTTGAGAGTTCCggttttacatacagaataaaatgaaatgctctgagaccaggttgcctaCTCTGTACCCACCATGAGATATAACAACTGCACTCGACAAGCCTACTGTCCCTATGTATAAAGAGATACAATTTGGTAAACAAATGCATTCAATGACGTTCAATATCAATTACCCTTATTGGCTACGACATCTTATACCTTTTCTTCAGGGAATCCATATTCCTTTTTAACAATTTGTTTTAGCCTAATCGCAGAATGACAAACGTCTCAATGAATCTTTCATTTGTGAATGACAGAGTAGGCTACTACATCTCTTATATGCTGACTTGTCATCTCTAAAGTATACCATCTCTCAACCCTCTGTCTGTACACTTGAATAAACATCTCTATTTCAGAGCATGGCCATGGGGTGGCAGTGTACATCTGTGTTTGAGACACCTGTCAAGCTGTCACGGTTAATATTGAAGTataatcacatcaaatcaaatcatattggtcacatacacgtgtttagcagatgttattgcgggtgtagcgaaatgcttgtgtttctagctccaacagtgacgtaatatctaacaatttcacaacatatacccaatacacagaaatctaaagtaaaggaatataattaagaatatataaatatatggatgagcaatgtcagagcagcatagactaagatactgtagaatataatagaatccagtatatacatatgagatgagtaatgcaaaatatgtaaccATGTAACcatagtgactagtgttccattaagtggccagtgatttcaggtcttatgtatatagggcagcagcctctaatgtgctagtgattactatttaacagtctgatggacttgagacagaagctgctcagtctctctgtcccagctttgatgcacctgtactgacctcgccttctggacgaTAGCGTGGTGAATAGGccgttgttgtccttgatgatctttttggccttgacatttgggtactgtaggtgtcctgtaggtgtcctgtatttgtccaaatcaaatcaatcaagtaTTTCTTGTTCATTCTGCTTGACACACAGCCTATATATTCACAATAGTAGTACACTTGGGGTGTGTGGACACATTTTAATGGGAACAATATTTTTGATATGGTACCTCAGATATACAGTATCACTCATATGACATTTGGTTATTGGCCATCTGGCAACTTGGCGAGACCAGGTGAAGGCTGTGCGACAACCGTGTGTAAATTGCATTTTGTAGGGTAGCCTACTGGCCAGTATAGCGTGCTTTCTGTCAAAATTAACTGGCATATAACAACTATGCGAAAAAAACACTCAGTAGTAAAAAAGTTTGTTGTTGGTTCAACCAATTGACTGGAACATAAATGGGTCACAAGGAGAGAGAAGTGCTGGCAAGTGTGTCTAGCGGATAGTCGGGACTTAGTAAATGTAGCCACGCTCCAAATAGGGCAAAAGCTCAacgactgtctctgtctgtctggtggctaTGATTAGTCAGGAACCCGATACCTGATGGGACGTTCTAGAATAGAG
This region of Salvelinus sp. IW2-2015 unplaced genomic scaffold, ASM291031v2 Un_scaffold1421, whole genome shotgun sequence genomic DNA includes:
- the LOC112070768 gene encoding LOW QUALITY PROTEIN: protein-lysine 6-oxidase (The sequence of the model RefSeq protein was modified relative to this genomic sequence to represent the inferred CDS: inserted 1 base in 1 codon; substituted 1 base at 1 genomic stop codon), with the translated sequence MAKWSVFLFYLLQGLVHLITGQQQPPRERVGPWRQRIQWENNGKVYSLMSTGSEYQPPARPRSQSRVYMSTGRDGTGQTQPGTREGTVAHRRPGPIESNVGGHLRDQTNNVLDPGSVHLGHDSRQYLVPNARQSGARSQPEVPYRAGVAGSPGARRYSPEYTYRVNASVPELLPEFSGSGVPRRGVPVTQDVTWDARSGLPASPSRGREAVPVPGVEYQEMRAEPGASISRQPALTDNSNAPYVIPNRRGAPPGLGPVNPAETSNEAASNGEDMVSDDPRNPFKNHRNSVFYNMYSSRGRTPVARTRRPRPPASVPGTGYGTRYFQNGLPDLVPDPYAIQAGAYIQRMQMYSLRCAAEENCLARSASTARDIDYRVLLRFPQKVKNQGTTDFLPVKPRHQWEWHSCHQXTTHKYGCFSNYDLLDVTTGRKVAXGHKASFCLEDTGCDAGFRRRYFCTAHTQGLSPGCHDTYAANIDCQWIDITDVPAGNYVLKVIVNPSYHVQESDYSNNVVRCDVTYTGTQVQTRNCRVTR